TCTTCATTTTGTCCGCAGCCTCGATTACCTTCCTTGTAACCTGTGTACCGCTGCGGATAACAAGAGCTTCGTAATCAGGTATCTTTTCCACCAGTTCTTCTTCTGAGAGACCGGTTAACACGTCAACTGTGAAATGCTCATTGAGCTTTGTCAATCCCTGCTCTGATAACGGATCGCTGACCAATACTTTCATTATGTTTATCTCCACAAGATCAATATAATTATTATGTATTTGATGATAATTATCTCTGCATTATGGTATGGAACTAAGTAACCATATGTATTATAATTGTCTGCAAGCTGCCCATAAGCCTTACGTTTTTATCTCACGCTCATCGGCTTTGAGATAGCAACTTTAGATATCTCTAACTACTTAAAAAGTTAAGCATCAGATGACGTAGCAGACCTGTATGCACTACCTATCCGCGTGTAGGAACTTCATAATCGGAACATATATATGGTATATAGGTGGATTTTATATATTTAATATAAGAACAATGACAGCTTATAGAAAGTCAGCATTGTTTTTCACAGGTGGTGCATGAATAAAAAACTCTCAGTTATTCTGGTCTCAGTGATTTTTGCCTTTCTTGTGCTGCTTTGCTTTGACTTTTTGAATAACCCTGTTATTGAAAATGGAAGTATTCTAAGCCGTTTCACAGAGCTATCTTCACGTGAGCTCTACCTTCCATCTTTTATCTTTCTGGTGTTCATGCTATCTGGTATTTCGGTTGCCGGCATGTCGGCAAAGTGTGATATTGCGCAGAAAAAAGTATCGAAAAAGGAAAAGGACCTGTTGATCCTGCACTCAGCAACTTCCATATCCGCTAATTCTCTTGATGGTGACTCTTTTTTAGATGATGTGTTAAATGAAGTCCTTTCCTACCTGGGAGCAGACTACGGTTTTATACATATGATCAGGCATGATGCAGGCAAAGCTGTTATGGTTGCGAATGCAGGTGCTCCTGCCAGGATTAAAAAACATGTGGATAATATCTCTCTTGACCATCCGTTCGTATCTGCCATCCTTGAAAACGATAAGATATCCGGTGAGAGGGACGGATCTCTTGCCACCACGGTAGATCCGGGATTCCCCGAAGGCCAGAATGGTGATTTTGTTGTTTTCCCGATGCTGGCGCGTAATAGAATAATCGGTTTTTTCACCTTATCCATTAAAGAGGGCTATTACCTGGATGAGGAGGATCTGTATGTCCTTGAGAGCGTGGGTAAACTTGCTGGAATAACTGTTGAGAACATAGAACTTCTGGAAAAGACGACCAGGTCCTATGAAGAACTCAGATCGCTGGACCAGATGAAGGATGAGTTCGTATCCAATGTGACTCATGAGCTCAAGACCCCGCTGATATCCATCAAAGGATACAGTGAGATCATGTACGAAGGCATGCTGGGTGAACTTAACGAGAAGCAGAAGCATGGTCTCAAGGTAATTGTCTCGAATTCCGAACGCCTTTACACATTGATCGAATCTCTCCTGCACATGAATTCATTTCAGTTCAAGAAAAAACATGTATTCTCTCCCCTCTGTTTGACCGACCTCATGGAAAATGCCATTGCCAGTCTCTCCTTCAAGATCGAGGATAAGAATATCTCCATTGACAGGAAATTCGGAAAGAACATGCGTTTTGTTTACGGCAATACGGAGATACTTAAGCAGCTTTTTGTGTATATTCTGGATAACGCCATAAAGTTCTCCACCGATTCGGGGAAGGTTGAAATATCGCTGTCCGAGGAGAACGAGTGGATGCACATTGAGATCTCGGATTATGGTGTCGGCATACCTGAGAACCATCTTTCACGCATATTCGAACGCTTTTACCAGGTTGACGGGTCCATGAGCCGCAGTTATGGTGGTAACGGTCTTGGCCTCTATCTTTCAAAGAACATTGTCGAGGTCCACGAAGGAAAGATATGGATCGAAAGTACCGAAGGAGTGGGTACCAATGTCCATATACTTTTACCTGTGTATGTGGAAAATGAGGAAATTGCAGAACCTGCTCTGGCAGATCAGCTTTCTTAAGAGCAGATTCGCTCAGAAGCAATGTCAGTCCTTATTCGTCCCTGAATCTGAAATATACTCTCCTGTTGTTCTTTCCCTTATTCTCTGCCTTGAATATCTCGATATGAGGAATCTCTCCCGTGTTTGATACATGTGTTCCTCCACAGGCCTGCCTGTCAACGTCCTCTATGCTTATCACCCTTATTTCTTCCAGTTCAGGAGGGAATGCGTCCTTGAGCTTAACCACCGAAGGGATGCTGAAAGCTTCTTCCCTTGTCAGAAGACTGATATCCACCGGGATGTTCATATCTATTATCCTGTTGACCTTTGATTCATAGGCCTTGATCTGCTCCCTGTCAAAGTTCTCCAGATTGAAATCAACCCTTGTCTTATTTTCAGCAAGCTGGTTCCCGCTTATTTTAGCACCTGTCTCATCATGGATTATCGCACTGAGTATATGACATGCGGTATGGTATTTCATGAAAAGCTGCCTTCTGTCCCAGTCTATGATCCCTTTCACCCTGTCTCCTTCTTTGAGGCCGACTTTTGATACTTCATGACTGACTGTTCCGTCAAACTTGCCTACAAAAACAACAGGGAACTCCTCGTCGTCACGCACGATCACTCCTGTGTCATGCGGCTGGCCTCCTGATTTCGGGTAAAAGGCGGTTCTGTCCAGCACCACGAATTTATCATCCTTCACGCTTTCAACCGTAGCTTCAAATTCTTTTAGGTAACAGTCCTTTAGGTATAGTTCTTCCATACCTTCCGGGTAGGGTTCACCTTAGATATATCTTTTACCTGGCATTCTGGCCAGAGCAGGATACCATCTTTGTACAAAAAAACCAAATAGTATTCATTTTTAATTTAAATCGACAATGTCAGAAGACAACTCCAGCAAGATCTCCATTTATCCGATCCTTTCCGTGAACTTTATCGGTACTCTGGGTTTGAGTCTTGTACTTCCGTTTCTGGTTTTCCTGGTGGAGAGGTTTGGTGGGAATGCACTTGTCTATGGTATACTGGCTTCCATGTACCCTGCTTTCCAGCTAGTTGGAGCTCCACTGCTGGGTAAGTGGTCTGATACCTACGGCCGGAAGAAGATCCTGTTTTTAAGTCAGACAGGCACCCTACTCTCCTGGTTGATCTTCATGCTGGCTCTCTTTATCCCGGTCGTGGCACTCCGTGATGTTGACTCGAACCTTCTCGGTGAGTTCGTAATAACAATTCCATTGATCTTACTGTTCATTGCAAGGGCCTTTGACGGCCTGACAGGTGGTAATGTTTCAGTCGCAAACGCATATGTTGCTGATATTACCGAGGAAAAGGATAGGAGTAAGAATTTCGGCCGTATGTCGGTGGCAATGAACCTTGGATTCATAGCAGGTCCGGCACTTGCCGGTCTTCTGAGTGTAACGGTCTACGGGGAAAAATTGCCGGTTCTGGCGGCCATCATAATATCACTGGTAGGAGTTCTGTTGATTGCCTTCTTTGTTCCGGAATCACGGAAGTGTGTGCAAAATCCTGATAGGGGCAAATCCAATGTAAAAAGGATTCTTGTAAATGAGCACAAGGATTGTGCAGGCTCTGACAGAAAAGAGAGATCAGGTTTCAGGGATGCATTCGCTATCGAACATATACCTTATATGCTTCTGATCTATTTCCTCCTCTTCATTGCCTTTAATATGTTCTATGCGGCTTTTCCGGTATATGCCATAGACAGGCTTGAATGGGATGTTGCGGAAATGGGCTTTTTCTTTTCCCTGCTGAGCTTTCTGCTTGTGATCGTTGAAGGTCCGGTGTTAAGCAGAGCTTCAAAGAAGCTTTCAGACAGCAGGCTGGCGATCATAGGTAGTCTGATACTCGGGACGAATTTTGTTCTGCTTGCATTCAGTGATGTTCTGCTTGCATACGCTGCTGCAGTTCTCTTTGCGATCGGCAACGGCTTCATGTGGCCTTCGATCCAGTCGATACTCTCAAAGCTTGCGGGAAGGACACATCAGGGTGTGGTACAGGGTGTATCTTCCAGTTTTACAAGTATTGCAAGTATCGTAGGCCTTGTGTTCGGCGGCTTCATATATGCCCAGGTCGGGATATGGACCTTTATTATTGCAGCGGTTATCGTCTATGCAGCTTTCCTGATGTCTTTCAGGCTGTTGTCATTTGAAACAACGGATTCGCTCGAATTAGATTGATCTGCAGGTTTACAGTTAATTATTCTTCATTTTCTGCTTCCTCTGTGATCTGGCATATACTTTCATTCTTTTCTGCAGTGTTGATTCCAAGCAGGTTATATGGTGTACAATGCCTTGTAAGGGAGGTGAAGACCCCTGCAAATCCTATTATTGCCAGCACCCATTTCAGCTTGCTGTCATTAAGTATACCTGCTGCCAGGGTTGTGAGAGCAAATGTTCCTAAAAAAGCTCTTATGAGCAGGTCAAGACCACCCACATTTTCGTTGGTAAACATACCTTTGAGATCGACCATATATATTCTCCTTTTATCTTTTCAGTAAAATGATATTTGTTTTTGTCCCAATAACGTTTTCTCATTCTTTCTGTTTCTCCAGCTTTATAAGTCTGAATGAGAGGAATACCACGGTAAAAATGATGACTGCTGCTATGAGGAAGGAGAAGGCTTTGATCTGGGTGTAAAGAATTCCTCCGGCAAGAAGTCCCAGTATGCTTGCAAAACTGCTGGAACTCATGGCAAAACCCTGGACAGACCCCTGGTATGTCTTTCCCGCAAACTTTGAAAGTACAGAAAGGATACTGGGCCACATAACTCCGTTACCGAATGCGAAGCAGATGGCTGCAAGGTAGATCAGATATATGTTACCGGGAATTATTAGAAGGAATTGTAATCCGAGTACGAAACCACCGACAACTATCAGGACAGATTCCATGTATCTCTGTGTCAGTCTTTCGAGAATCGGTCCCTGTACGAATGCCATCATGGCACTGATGACCGAGAAGTAAATTCCCAGGGTAGCCGGGTTCCATTCAAGAAGATCCACGGCATATACGGGGAAGGCTGTATAGTATATGTTGAACCCCAGAAATATCAAAAAGTACAGCATAAGCATGAAAGGGATATATTCAAGCCTGAATACGTCCCGCAGTTTTATGTCCTTTCCATTTTCGACCTCAAAACATTCCTTTTGTTCTTGTCCGAGCACCTTTCGGATACTTTCTGTCTCAGGATACTCTTCCATGGTACATGCCGATGTTTCCGGGAGGAAGAAAATGATTATCAATGTACCGATCACCGAAATGACCAGTGCCGCGGACACTGGCAGGATCTCTCCATAGACTGTCGCACCAAGGACCCCGGCAAGTGCGGGTCCGACCACATAACCAAGGTTGGATGCAACGGACATCCTGCCAAAGTTCTTGTTTCTTTCTTCTTCTGATGTCAGGTCGGCAAGATATGCATTGGCAACCGACACGTTACCACCGGTCGCCCCGTCAAGTGCTCGTGCAAAGAACATTGCAAGCAGTGGGAGGGTGATCGTAAAGATTCCCAATATGTCGGAATTGACATCTATCAGTTCGGTAACCGGTAAGAACAGGGCCGCAAGGAAGATTATCCATGCCACAAGTGTTCCGATCTGGCTTAAAAGCAATATCTTCTTCCTGCCATGGATGTCGGACCACCGTCCCAGTATGGGAGCTCCTATGAGCTGAAAGGCAGGATAGGTTGAGGCAAGTAGTCCGTAGATCAATGCATTGCCTCCGTATTCAGTTACAAGGAACACAAGGAAGGTAAGTATTATACCAAAGCCAAGGGTACCAATGAACGTGACTGTGTATAGTGGAAAGAGTTCCTTCCCGTTTTTAGCCGGGATGCCGGGACTCTGTGCCATATAAAATATGCTTGTGCTATCCTTTATAAGAATATCTTCTTCCGAAGCTTTTTTTCATCCTTTAGTTCAGGAACAATACATGGATCATTACTTTTCAATGAGTCATTTTATATGGGATGCCCTATTCTACAATTCTGCTAGGATACAAAAAGAGAAAAATAGTTGTGAGTACTTTAATTAATTGGCTTATTCCTAAATCAACGTGGTGTTTCAATGTCGGACAAAAGAAAAAGACGAGGATTTTTTGATAAGTTCCCGGATGATGAGGATTTCAGAGATATAGAGGATATCATTGAACACATGATGGAAAAGTTCGGGCTGGATCTGGACGACATTTCTAAACAGCCTTTCGTCTATGGTTTTTCCGTATCTAAACGTCCAGGGGAAGAACCTGAGATCAGGGAGTTCGGCAACATGCCGGACTACGAAGAAGATCTTAGCCCGGAGAACAGACATCAGGTCCGTATTGAACAAACACAGCCATTAATCGATATCTTTGAGATCGATGATATGGTGCATGTAGTAGCAGAACTGCCGGGCGTTGAGAAAAGTGATATCGAAGTGAATGCCAGTGAGTCCTCAATGGAACTGAAGGCTTCCAGTGGTGACATCGAATACTTTGAGCATGTAGAGTTCCCTGTGACTGTTGACCCTGACACCGCACAGGCAAATTACAGGAACGGCGTCCTTGAGGTCATTCTGACAGCAAAGGACTTCGGTAAAAAGCGACTAATCCAAATAGACTGACAGTACGGTCCTCATTCCTGCCTTTTTCCTTCTTTTTAAGACGCAGGTATGCTTCGTTTTATCATCCGTATATTATATCTGCCCGGTAGATAAAAAGCTTATATTGATATTTGTTTTAGTCCGGTAATCCTTCAGTTCAAATTACCATAAGTAATTTATAGTAGTCTAAATTATTCCTTTCATGGTATCCGAGGTAATAGTGCATGGTTAAAAAAACAATTCATGAGATCAATTCAAAGATAAAGGATGGCAGTGTCAACGTTGTCACAGCGGAGGAAATGGTGGACATCGTTGCGGAACTTGGACCGGAGGATGCTGCCAGGGACGTAGATGTTGTGACCACAGGTACCTTTGGTGCCATGTGTTCATCCGGAGTATGGTTCAATTTCGGCCATTCTGAGCCGCCGATCAAAATGCAGAAGGTGTGGATGAACGATGTTGAGGCCTACACGGGTGTGGCCGCCGTGGATGCGTTCCTGGGTGCTACACAGCTTTCGGACTCACTTGGCATGGAATATGGCGGAGCGCATGTGATGGAAGACCTCATAAGAGGTAAATCTGTGGATCTGCATGCGATCTCCCACGGGACTGACTGTTATCCGCGCAAGATACTTGATACTTCACTGGCCCTTGATGATATGAACCAGGCGATCATGGTCAATCCGAGGAATGCATATCAGAAGTATAATGCAGCGACCAATGGTACCAAGCAGACCATTCACACCTATATGGGCTCTTTGCTTCCCAAATACGGAAATGTGACCTATTCGGGTGCAGGTGTACTGTCCCCTCTTTCAAATGATCCTGAATACCGTACCATAGGAACAGGCAGTCGTATCTTCCTTGGTGGTACCCAGGGATACATCGTGGGACAGGGTACGCAGCATGCATCCGCAGGCCAGTTCGGCACCCTTATGGTTCAGGGTGATATGAAGAAGATGAGTTCGGACTACATCAGAGCTGCGAATTTCACAGGTTACGGTACATCATTGTATGTGGGAATGGGTATTCCGATCCCGGTACTCGACGAGAATGTAGCAAAAGCTACAGCAGTAACGGATGCGGACATCACTACTAATATACTTGATTACAGTGTACCCAGCAGAGATCGTCCTGCACTGCGTCAGGTTACGTATGCGGAGCTGAAGTCAGGATCAATTGAGATCAACGGCACAGAGGCTGCAACATCGTCACTTTCCAGTTTCAAGAAAGCCAGGAAGATTGCAGCCGAGCTGAAGGACTGGATATCAAAGGGTGATTTCTTCGTATCCATGCCGGTGGAGAACCTGCCTGCCAATACTTCGGCAAAACCAATGAAAGAGACAGAAGGCGTTAGTTTTGTATCAGAGATCATGTCCACAAATGTGGTGACGATAGAGAAGGATGCAAGTGTCTACAAGGCTGCAAAGATCATCATGGATTCCGAATTCAATCATCTCCCTGTGGTGAGTAAGGATAGTTCACTTGTGGGAATTGTTACTGCATGGGATATCTCAAAAGCGGTCTCCCAGGACAAGTTCGACCTTGTGGAAGATATGATGACAAGAAAGGTCATAACCGCAAAGACTGATGAGCGTGTGGATGTTGTGGCAAGGCGCCTTGATCTGAAAGGAGTGTCTGCGCTTCCGGTTCTGAACAAGGAGAATCACGTTATAGGTATTATCACAAGTGATGACATCAGTAAACTGTATGCTAGGAGGCACTGATATGAAAGTAAAGATCAATATATCATCGGAGATTGTCACAAAACCCATTCTTGCGGAAGCTATTGTTGAGACCGGTGTACTCCTGAACGTTTCCCAGGCACACTTTGACCGCTCACACGGTGAGGTCGTTGCTGATGTCCAGGAAGAACTCTTCGAGAAGATGAAGTCTGCGCTGGTATCAAAAGGTGCGGTTGTCAGAAAGCTTGACACTCCCATAGAATGGGATGAGGATGAATGTGTGGAATGCGGTGCCTGTATGTCCGTGTGCCCCACAAAAGTGTTCTCACTGGATGAGGATTACAGCCTTCTTGTTGATAAGAGCAAGTGTATACAGTGTGGCACCTGTGTTGAAATGTGCCCGCACAACGCCCTGAGCCTCATCGATAACGGTTAATATTGTGATTAGCAAACAAAAAGCCTTTCAGGCTATTTTTTTATTTTAATGATCTAACATGAAAGAGAATTATCGCCTGAAAGAAACCATCGTCAGCATACAGGCAGATGAAAAGTCACATATAGAGGCTGCCAAGAAGGCCATTGTCCATCACCGCATGGAGCTTGAGCGGTATATATCCTCAGACCCATTTTTCAAAACAAGCCTGGAACCCTATGAACTGCAGGGTGATGCCCCGGAGATCGTCAGGAGGCTGGTAGAGGCTGGAAATGCAATGGGCATCGGGCCCATGAGCGCTGTGGCAGGTACCATCTCATCCCTGGCAGTGGAAGAGATGGTTGAAAACGGAGCATCCTTTGCCGTTGTGGACAATGGCGGCGATATCGCTGTTATCAATGATCGTCCGATTGTCATGGGTATATATGCAGGTGAATCGCCACTGAAGGATCTGGGTTTTACCCTTGAGCCGGGAGATTCCATTAAAGGTGTATGCACATCCTCAGGTACTGTCGGACCCTCCATCAGTTTCGGGATGGCAGATGCGGCGGTTGTTTTCTCAGACAATGTCTCCCTTGCGGATTCTGCAGCAACGGCACTGGGTAACGCAACTGGGATCGGTAAGGAAGCTGTACAGGAAGCTTTTGAGGTTGTGAGAAATGTTGCGGGGATAAAAGGTGCTATTGTAATACAGGGTGAGTTCATGGGCCTGTGGGGTGATGTCCCTGAGCTTATAAGGGCCAATGTAAGATATGACTGCATCACCAAGGCCTGATGATAAAAATAAATAAAGAACTAAAAAAAGATATTTCACATTTTTTTGTTCTATCAGGGCGTGTTTGTAAGGTATGCTACTTCCTCAAAGGGCTGTATCACGACAAAACCCTCTCCTTTGAAAGCCATCTGTATGCTCTCGCCGCTTGATCTTCCCATGAAGGTCTTAAGCGACATATCGGTTTTCATGTCCGGCTTTAAATTACCAGACCATGCGACGGTGGCATTGGGATCGGTGTAGACCGGTGCATCCTTGTTAACCTTCAATGTTATGGGGTCGTAGTAGGTAGTGATGGCTACCATGCCGGTACCCTCAAGCTTTATACTGAACAATCCCCCTGAAACCACTCCTGCCATCTTTTTCATGAGCTTGATGTCCCAGTCTATTCCCTCTTCAAAGGCCAGCAGGTCGTTACCATTGACATAGAATGAGTCGTTCTGAAGATTAATTATGGATATCTTTTTTCCGTTATCTGCCAGGTAGACCTTGCCTTCTCCTTCGGCTTTTGTAAGGGACAATCCTTCTCCTGTAAATGCTTCTTTCATGAATTTCCCGAGTCCGTGTTCCAGCACTCCTTCACGTGTGAACTTGACATCTCCGTGATAGGCCACCATGGTGCCTTTCTTGGTCCACAGCCTTCCATCGAGGTTCACTTCGAGCAATCTGTCCCGTTCCAGTTCGAACTTTCCTTCGCCCAGATCTTTCTGGGAGGTTTGTTCAATGAACTCTTCTACTGAATATCGTGGTATACCGATCAACTCCTTTTCCTGTTTCTAAGCCACTCCTGTTTTTGTGGACAGGTGGTATTAATACCCTGCTCTGTGAGCCTACAAATTTATATAATCTGGAACAAGATATATCAATACTAACTAAAATCAACAAAATCATAAGGAGTGGTATAATTGGTTAAAGTAACTCTAGTACATTCGGAATGGTGTCATTTCTGTCCGGCAGCAAAGAGTCTCTGGAGAGATCTGAAGGACAAGTATGGCTTTGAATATAATGAGGTCGAACTTGATACTCCCGAAGGAAAAGAGCTTGCCCAGAAGTTCCATATTCGTTCGATACCCACAACCATCATTGATGATGAGGTTGCCTTTGTTGGTGTTCCTGACAGAGAACAGGCAAGTAATGTCGTAACCTGATGGTCGGTACAATGTATGATCTTGTCATTATAGGAGGAGGGCCTGCAGGTCTGGCAGCGGGTATATATGCCGTCCGGTATGGCATGGATGTTATCGTACTTGAAAAATCCATAGTTCAGGGGCAGATATCACTTACCAGCGTAATTGAGAACTTCCCGGGCTTCCCCTCGATTTCAGGGCGTGAGCTCATGCAGCATTTCAAGGCACATGCCACCGCAGCAGGTGTCGAAATGAAGGCTGC
The window above is part of the Methanolobus zinderi genome. Proteins encoded here:
- a CDS encoding ATP-binding protein, translated to MNKKLSVILVSVIFAFLVLLCFDFLNNPVIENGSILSRFTELSSRELYLPSFIFLVFMLSGISVAGMSAKCDIAQKKVSKKEKDLLILHSATSISANSLDGDSFLDDVLNEVLSYLGADYGFIHMIRHDAGKAVMVANAGAPARIKKHVDNISLDHPFVSAILENDKISGERDGSLATTVDPGFPEGQNGDFVVFPMLARNRIIGFFTLSIKEGYYLDEEDLYVLESVGKLAGITVENIELLEKTTRSYEELRSLDQMKDEFVSNVTHELKTPLISIKGYSEIMYEGMLGELNEKQKHGLKVIVSNSERLYTLIESLLHMNSFQFKKKHVFSPLCLTDLMENAIASLSFKIEDKNISIDRKFGKNMRFVYGNTEILKQLFVYILDNAIKFSTDSGKVEISLSEENEWMHIEISDYGVGIPENHLSRIFERFYQVDGSMSRSYGGNGLGLYLSKNIVEVHEGKIWIESTEGVGTNVHILLPVYVENEEIAEPALADQLS
- the alaXM gene encoding alanyl-tRNA editing protein AlaXM — its product is MEELYLKDCYLKEFEATVESVKDDKFVVLDRTAFYPKSGGQPHDTGVIVRDDEEFPVVFVGKFDGTVSHEVSKVGLKEGDRVKGIIDWDRRQLFMKYHTACHILSAIIHDETGAKISGNQLAENKTRVDFNLENFDREQIKAYESKVNRIIDMNIPVDISLLTREEAFSIPSVVKLKDAFPPELEEIRVISIEDVDRQACGGTHVSNTGEIPHIEIFKAENKGKNNRRVYFRFRDE
- a CDS encoding MFS transporter; translated protein: MSEDNSSKISIYPILSVNFIGTLGLSLVLPFLVFLVERFGGNALVYGILASMYPAFQLVGAPLLGKWSDTYGRKKILFLSQTGTLLSWLIFMLALFIPVVALRDVDSNLLGEFVITIPLILLFIARAFDGLTGGNVSVANAYVADITEEKDRSKNFGRMSVAMNLGFIAGPALAGLLSVTVYGEKLPVLAAIIISLVGVLLIAFFVPESRKCVQNPDRGKSNVKRILVNEHKDCAGSDRKERSGFRDAFAIEHIPYMLLIYFLLFIAFNMFYAAFPVYAIDRLEWDVAEMGFFFSLLSFLLVIVEGPVLSRASKKLSDSRLAIIGSLILGTNFVLLAFSDVLLAYAAAVLFAIGNGFMWPSIQSILSKLAGRTHQGVVQGVSSSFTSIASIVGLVFGGFIYAQVGIWTFIIAAVIVYAAFLMSFRLLSFETTDSLELD
- a CDS encoding YgaP family membrane protein → MVDLKGMFTNENVGGLDLLIRAFLGTFALTTLAAGILNDSKLKWVLAIIGFAGVFTSLTRHCTPYNLLGINTAEKNESICQITEEAENEE
- a CDS encoding MFS transporter — encoded protein: MAQSPGIPAKNGKELFPLYTVTFIGTLGFGIILTFLVFLVTEYGGNALIYGLLASTYPAFQLIGAPILGRWSDIHGRKKILLLSQIGTLVAWIIFLAALFLPVTELIDVNSDILGIFTITLPLLAMFFARALDGATGGNVSVANAYLADLTSEEERNKNFGRMSVASNLGYVVGPALAGVLGATVYGEILPVSAALVISVIGTLIIIFFLPETSACTMEEYPETESIRKVLGQEQKECFEVENGKDIKLRDVFRLEYIPFMLMLYFLIFLGFNIYYTAFPVYAVDLLEWNPATLGIYFSVISAMMAFVQGPILERLTQRYMESVLIVVGGFVLGLQFLLIIPGNIYLIYLAAICFAFGNGVMWPSILSVLSKFAGKTYQGSVQGFAMSSSSFASILGLLAGGILYTQIKAFSFLIAAVIIFTVVFLSFRLIKLEKQKE
- the hsp20 gene encoding archaeal heat shock protein Hsp20, with the protein product MSDKRKRRGFFDKFPDDEDFRDIEDIIEHMMEKFGLDLDDISKQPFVYGFSVSKRPGEEPEIREFGNMPDYEEDLSPENRHQVRIEQTQPLIDIFEIDDMVHVVAELPGVEKSDIEVNASESSMELKASSGDIEYFEHVEFPVTVDPDTAQANYRNGVLEVILTAKDFGKKRLIQID
- a CDS encoding homocysteine biosynthesis protein, whose translation is MVKKTIHEINSKIKDGSVNVVTAEEMVDIVAELGPEDAARDVDVVTTGTFGAMCSSGVWFNFGHSEPPIKMQKVWMNDVEAYTGVAAVDAFLGATQLSDSLGMEYGGAHVMEDLIRGKSVDLHAISHGTDCYPRKILDTSLALDDMNQAIMVNPRNAYQKYNAATNGTKQTIHTYMGSLLPKYGNVTYSGAGVLSPLSNDPEYRTIGTGSRIFLGGTQGYIVGQGTQHASAGQFGTLMVQGDMKKMSSDYIRAANFTGYGTSLYVGMGIPIPVLDENVAKATAVTDADITTNILDYSVPSRDRPALRQVTYAELKSGSIEINGTEAATSSLSSFKKARKIAAELKDWISKGDFFVSMPVENLPANTSAKPMKETEGVSFVSEIMSTNVVTIEKDASVYKAAKIIMDSEFNHLPVVSKDSSLVGIVTAWDISKAVSQDKFDLVEDMMTRKVITAKTDERVDVVARRLDLKGVSALPVLNKENHVIGIITSDDISKLYARRH
- a CDS encoding 4Fe-4S binding protein gives rise to the protein MKVKINISSEIVTKPILAEAIVETGVLLNVSQAHFDRSHGEVVADVQEELFEKMKSALVSKGAVVRKLDTPIEWDEDECVECGACMSVCPTKVFSLDEDYSLLVDKSKCIQCGTCVEMCPHNALSLIDNG
- a CDS encoding UPF0280 family protein; its protein translation is MKENYRLKETIVSIQADEKSHIEAAKKAIVHHRMELERYISSDPFFKTSLEPYELQGDAPEIVRRLVEAGNAMGIGPMSAVAGTISSLAVEEMVENGASFAVVDNGGDIAVINDRPIVMGIYAGESPLKDLGFTLEPGDSIKGVCTSSGTVGPSISFGMADAAVVFSDNVSLADSAATALGNATGIGKEAVQEAFEVVRNVAGIKGAIVIQGEFMGLWGDVPELIRANVRYDCITKA
- a CDS encoding AIM24 family protein — translated: MIGIPRYSVEEFIEQTSQKDLGEGKFELERDRLLEVNLDGRLWTKKGTMVAYHGDVKFTREGVLEHGLGKFMKEAFTGEGLSLTKAEGEGKVYLADNGKKISIINLQNDSFYVNGNDLLAFEEGIDWDIKLMKKMAGVVSGGLFSIKLEGTGMVAITTYYDPITLKVNKDAPVYTDPNATVAWSGNLKPDMKTDMSLKTFMGRSSGESIQMAFKGEGFVVIQPFEEVAYLTNTP
- a CDS encoding glutaredoxin family protein, translating into MVKVTLVHSEWCHFCPAAKSLWRDLKDKYGFEYNEVELDTPEGKELAQKFHIRSIPTTIIDDEVAFVGVPDREQASNVVT